One window from the genome of Solea solea chromosome 2, fSolSol10.1, whole genome shotgun sequence encodes:
- the LOC131455269 gene encoding trace amine-associated receptor 13c-like translates to METLENSELCFPHLFNASCRKPKRSQTEAVVIFILLSFVSLLTVFLNLLVIISISHFKQLQTPTNLLLLSLAASDFLVGFLMCFQIMLIDGCWLLSDRVCVTYQYFAYIITAASVGTMVLISVDRYVAICDPLLYSTKITMTRVQICIAVIWFWSFAFQTMNLGDNLIEPGRYNTCIGECIIAVNYIAGLADLILNFIVPVTVIVVLYTRVFVVAVSHARAMRSQIAAVTLVTVKRSEIKAARTLGVVIVVFLMFFLPFYFVTVGGEDTVINFSTAAFVIFMIFSNSCLNPIIYAFFYPWFRKSVRLIITLKLLQRDSCEANLL, encoded by the exons ATGGAGACCTTGGAGAACAGTGAACTTTGCTTCCCGCATCTCTTCAACGCCTCCTGCAGGAAGCCGAAGCGTTCTCAAACTGAGGCTGTGGTGATTTTCATCCTGCTGTCCTTTGTTTCTCTGCTCACTGTGTTCCTCAAcctgctggtcatcatctctatctccCACTTTAA GCAGCTCCAAACTCccaccaacctcctcctcctctctctggccGCCTCAGATTTCCTCGTTGGTTTCCTCATGTGCTTTCAGATTATGCTCATAGACGGCTGCTGGCTCCTcagtgaccgtgtgtgtgtcacgtatcAGTATTTTGCATATATCATCACTGCTGCCTCAGTAGGAACCATGGTGCTCATATCTGTTGACCGCTACGTGGCTATTTGTGATCCTCTGTTGTACTCCACAAAAATCACAATGACAAGAGTTCAGATCTGCATCGCTGTGATTTGGTTTTGGTCTTTTGCTTTCCAAACTATGAATCTGGGTGATAATCTGATTGAACCAGGCAGGTATAACACCTGCATCGGAGAGTGCATCATTGCCGTGAACTACATTGCCGGGCTTGCAGATCTCATATTGAACTTCATAGTTCCTGTTACTGTTATTGTCGTGTTGTATACCAGAGTGTTTGTGGTGGCTGTGTCTCACGCTCGTGCCATGCGGTCCCAGATTGCAGCCGTCACACTAGTAACTGTTAAAAGGTCAGAGATTAAAGCAGCCAGGACTCTCGGAGTTGTTATAGTtgtgtttctcatgtttttcctcCCGTTTTACTTCGTCACTGTTGGGGGTGAAGACACTGTGATCAATTTTTCAACCGCTGcttttgtcatatttatgaTCTTTTCAAACTCCTGTTTGAATCCTATAATCTACGCCTTTTTCTACCCCTGGTTTAGAAAATCTGTCAGACTTATTATtacactgaagctgctgcagagagACTCGTGTGAGGCCAACCTGCTGTAG
- the LOC131455273 gene encoding trace amine-associated receptor 13c-like, producing the protein METLENSELCFPHLLNASCRRPKRSHSEAILIYVLLSSLSLLTVFLNLLVIISISHFRQLQTPTNLLLLSLAVSDFLVGLLMCFQIMLIDGCWLLGDGVCVVYQYLSYIITSSSIGTMVLISVDRYVAICEPMFYSTKITHRMIKVCVALSWFCSSSFQSLNLSDNLQHPGRYNTCLGECIIVINYIAGLADLILTFVGPITVIIVLYTRVFVVAVSHARAMRSQIAAVTVVTVKKSEIKAARTLGVVIVVFLFCVCPFFCVTLVGEQTVLNASSSAFVICLFYLNSCLNPVIYAFFYPWFRKSVKVIVTLKLLQRDSREANML; encoded by the exons atGGAGACCTTGGAGAACAGTGAACTCTGTTTCCCACATCTCCTCAACGCCTCCTGCAGGAGGCCGAAGCGTTCTCACTCGGAGGCCATTTTGATTTACGTCCTGCTGTCTTCCCTTTCTCtgctcactgtgtttctcaacctgctggtcatcatctctatctccCACTTCAG GCAGCTCCAAACTCccaccaacctcctcctcctctctctggctgtctcAGATTTCCTTGTTGGCCTCCTCATGTGCTTTCAGATTATGCTCATAGACGGCTGCTGGCTCCTCGGagacggtgtgtgtgttgtgtatcaaTATTTGTCATATATAATCACCTCTTCCTCAATAGGAACCATGGTGCTCATATCTGTTGACCGCTATGTGGCTATTTGTGAGCCTATGTTTTACTCCACTAAAATCACACATAGGATGATTAAAGTCTGTGTTGCTTTGAGTTGGTTTTGCTCTTCATCCTTCCAAAGTCTAAACCTAAGTGATAATCTGCAACATCCAGGCAGGTATAACACTTGTTTAGGAGAGTGTATCATTGTCATTAACTACATTGCTGGACTTGCAGATCTTATTTTGACCTTCGTTGGTCccattactgttattattgtgttgtaTACAAGAGTGTTTGTGGTGGCTGTGTCTCACGCTCGTGCCATGCGGTCCCAGATTGCAGCCGTCACAGTAGTAACTGTTAAAAAGTCAGAGATTAAAGCGGCCAGGACTCTCGGAGTCGTCATAGTTGTGTTTCTATTCTGTGTCTGCCCATTTTTCTGTGTCACTCTTGTCGGCGAACAAACTGTGCTAAACGCTTCATCTTCAGCCTTTGTAATATGTCTGTTCTACTTAAACTCCTGTTTAAACCCTGTGATCTATGCCTTTTTCTACCCCTGGTTTAGAAAATCTGTTAAAGTCATTGTTACACTGAAGCTACTGCAGAGAGACTCCCGTGAGGCCAACATGCTGTAG